The nucleotide sequence CTGTCTGCTGGCAACGGCATTGTTCACCGTCGGCTGCGGCGGCGCCGGCGGAGATGACGGCATTTCAAACCCCGCTTCCGCAGCGAATCCCGAAGCGAACGAGGGCGGCATTTCCGGCAACGGCGTCGCGACCGGATATGCCAGTTCCAATGCCGTGTCACAAAGTATCCGCATGGCTGTCAGGGCACGGGTGACCAGTCCGGCGGCGGACGCCCGAGTCATTGCCGGCGACTATAACGAAGCCGGCGAATTCGTTTCCTTCAATAAAGAAACCACGACCGACGAGAACGGTTTTTACAGGCTTACAGGGCTTCCCACGGGCAGAAAGAACATCGTTCTCCGTGTGCTGTTCGGCAACGAGATCATGGAGGGCATTCTTCCCCTGATCGAAGACGGTGCGATCGCCACGGCCCCCCTGATCGACCCAACTACAAAGTATCAGGCGATGCTCGTAAAATATGCCGAAGCCTACGACGCCACGTTCGAAGTCAACCTCGGAGAAATCCTCAGCATCATCCCGCCCTCAAAAATCCCCCAGGCACCGGCGGATCTCATGAAGATCGCGCAGGCGTTTGTCAACCGTGAAAAGGCCCAACTCCAGACCTTCCGCGCCGCCGGCTTCGCCGATGCGAAGTTCATCGAGTTCCGCAAGATCGCGTTCGATCTTCAGAACAAGATCAACGCCGGCATCGCCGAAGGCCTGTACACCGCCGAAGAGGGTTGGCAGTTGTTCAACGACCAACTTCGCCTCATGGCCCGGACGCTCGGACTTCCTGCGGATGTCATGCTTGCCCTGCAGGATATCGACAACACGATGATCAACAACGCACTTCCAACCGATGCGACAATATCGCTGCAATTCCAGTATCAGCACATTCTCGCCAAATTGGAAGGACTTCTGACGGCTCTGAAGGTTCTCACCCCGACGTATCTCCCCCAGGCCGATTACGATCTGATCGCCGCCGGCGTCGAGCGCGTCTCGCTCGCGCTCAAGACGGCTCCAGACGCCTCCACGATCGGCATTCTCCTCAAGAATGACGCGCTACACAGCCTTTTCCAGGCTGCGTTCAAGACGATTTTCACCAGTCTTCGCCTGCTCGAAGGCGCACCTCCTCTGATCGCCAGGCTGTATCCCACCCCCACGGAAGTCCAGGCCGTCCAGGCGGCCGCCGGCGGCTACGTTCCCGACCTCGGCGCCATGACCGTCTCCTACGCGATTCGCGGCCAGACCACCCCGACGGTCACGAATCCGACCCCCACGCAGGTCACGAGTTTTCACGACGCCATCAAGGACCTGATGGTCCGCAAGATCATGGCGAACCTCCCCGGCCTCACCCAGGCACAGGCGACGGCGCTGTTCGTCCTGCTGATGCAGGGCCCCGAGATGGGCTTCTCATACGTTCCTTCCGAAATTCCGCCGGACGGTATCGTCGATCAGGTGGGCTCCGAGATCATGGGCATCATCGTCGAGAACGGCAGCAACGTCTATATCCAGCCTCCCGCCGGGTTCCCGGCCGGTCCGGAGCAGTTCGGCGGTTTCATCGCGCTGATCGATCCGGAAAGCACGATCAAGACGGCAACGTCAACGCCTCATATTTATATTGGATACTATACAGCCAAGCCCACGGCGAGCACTCCGCCGACGTTCAGGATCACCGGCATGAACGACGGCGTGGTCACCATTCCGGAGTTCAACAAGATGACCTTCACCGGCGGCCCGCTCGAGCGGGACAGCGCCGGAAAGTTCTGGTTCGGCCTCGGCAAACCCGTGGCGACGGAGTTCGTTCCGACTTCCGACCTGATCGCCAACGCCATGCAGGGTTTCCTCGGCAGAATGGTTCAGATCGAAGGCATGATCACGGAAAAACGCCCCGCTCCGGATTACGGTCCCGCTGTGGTTGAAGTCTACGCGATCATTCTCGCCTCAATGACCGGATATATCCCTCCCCAGATCACCCCTCCAACCGTCCCGGTCTACGGCACGCTTCTCGAGAATCAGAGCGGCCTCTGGAGCTTCGACAAGAATGCGAACGAGCCCAGGAACATGTTCAAGTTCACCTGGACCGTCGGAGGCACTGCGACGAGCGCCTATGTCGACTTCAACCCGGACGGACTGGACAAGTATCCCCAGTTCCGGTATCAGAACCAGGTCAGCGGCCGCGACCTGTGGGAATCCGATGGCCACACCGTGACGATCTCGGGAAAGGCCTTCACCGCCTCCGACGGATCGCATCGGATTTTCATGACCACGTTCGTCGACGAGTCCGTCGTCTGGCCGGACCCGATGGTCCCCTTCACTCCTCCGTCAGCCCCCACCACGGGTACGAATGTGACGAACCTGAAGGGAACCTGGGTGTTTAATCCTGCAAACGCGACCCAGCCTTTTGAATTCACCTGGATGGACAACGGCACGCATATCGCTTTCGTCGAATTCGACGCGGCGAGCATCAACAAGACCCCGCTCTTCCGTTACCAGGATCCTATCAACGGCCACGACATGTGGGAATCTCATCTCCATTCGGTCACCGTTTCAGGCAAGCTGAGCGACGACGGGAAACACCTGTTCATCACCTCCTTCCTTGACGAATCCACCGAGTGGCCTCCGGCTCAGGCCATGCCGACGAATACCGGCATGAAGCTCCGCGGCGTCCTTCTTCCCGAGGGTCCCTCGACGTTCTCCGTCACGCATTTCGAGATTTCGACCGGAACTGCCTGGGTGCCCTTCACGTTCCCGGACAACCTGATGCCCAATGTCCTCCTCGACCCGACTCCCGAAACCCAGAACCTGCTCCTGAACATCTACAGCGCCGGCACCTATCCGGTCGGCGTCGAGCTCTCCGGGACATGGGGCGCTTCCACGCCGTATCCGATGGATATGACAAAAATGGTCCTCCATTTCGTCCCGAAGACCGCGAAGGGCGTCACAGCCACGCCTCCCGACGGCAACCACGGCTGGTTGTTCGGCAACTAACCTGATTCGAAGACCTGAATCCATGGCCCCGGGCTTCCAGCCCGGGGCTTTTTCTTCCGCCCAGCATCTCGTCTCCGTGCAAACCGCATCAGGCCAGTGCGTTCCTGGTGTCGAAACACAACCGTTCGCCCTGAGCCTGTCGAAGGGCGCGAGGATTCTCGTGCTTCGACAGGCTCAGCACGAACGGATTTCCGCCAGGTGCGGCCGTGTTCGCCCTGCGATCCCTGACGACCAGGCTGTACATACTATGGGTTCCGGTCATCCCGAGGTCTCGAAGGGTGATCCGAACCTCATGAGCAGGCCTGCTCGTGGTTTGATGCCTCACCATGAACGGACATGGTGATTTCCCTCACAGTCTGGGAAGGGCGAACGGGTGGATTTCGGGCTTCGGCGAGCAATATCCGACATTCAGCGAACAAAAAGCCCGGGGCCAGGAGGTCCCGGGCTTTTTGTTCGTGGGGTTACTCGGTGAGTTTCGGCAGGTCGTAGAGGACGTCGTCCATGGGGTGGCGATAGAGCGGGGCTTCGAGGCGGCGCTGGTCCATGTAGTGGCCGATCATGCCGATCGTGCGGCCGAGGAGGAAGAGGCCGTTGAGGCCGCCGCTGTCGACGACTTCCTGGATCTTCTCCTCGTTCCAGCCGAGGCCGTACATCATATCAACCGAGAGGACGCCGATGCAGCCGTCGACGTTGAGGATGAGCGTATCCTTCTTCGAGGTGGTGACCTGTTCGACCTCGAGAGCGTAGTCGAGCAGCGGAGTCGCCGGGAAGTGCTCTTTGGCGAACTTCTTCAGCAAGACGACGCGCATGTCGGGGTTTTTGAGGCTCTTGATCAGGTGGCCGATGCCCTGGATCTTCTCGTTCTTCTTCTTCATGTGCTCGACGAAGCCATCGGGCGTCATCTGCGCATCGCGGGCGGCCTTGAACGAGAGGGCGGCGCCGGCGACCGCGCCGCCGAACCGCGGGCCGATCGTGAGAATGCCTGATGCAACGGCGCTCATGAGATCGCGGCCGGCGCGAGCCGTGACGATGGCGTTGTGGGCGCCGGAAACGCAGGGGCCGTGGTCGGCGCACAGTTTGAGCACGTTCTCCATGAAGCCCGCGGCCCACTTCGGTAAACGCTCCTTGAACCAGAGCAGGCCAATCACCTCGCCGAGCGAGTAGCCTTCCGAGATCACCTTGCTGATCTTGTGGCCGGCGTAGATCAGTTCGTCGCCGGAGTCATCCGAGATCGTGCAGGTGAAGTTGGTGGGTCGGCGCACCAGGTTCCGCGCCACGGCTTCCTTGTACATCATCGGGATCGCCGGGGGCTCTACGTCCGGAATCGGCTTGTGGGCACCCTTCGCCACGAGCTTATCGAAAGTTTCCCTGATCGCCTTGTCGAAGTCGTCGAACGAGGTCGGCACGATGGCTCCGGCCGCGCGCAGGGCGTCGTTTTTCGCCTCGGCGGTTTCGCGGCTCGCGTCGGCTTTGGCGCCGGCGTGTCCGAATTGAA is from Candidatus Ozemobacteraceae bacterium and encodes:
- a CDS encoding citrate/2-methylcitrate synthase, which gives rise to MKRPSYLLFDRNTRAIIFGMQTNAVQRMLDFDYCCKREKPSVAGVVDPGRSGTTKCFYGKKEIFVPVYPDIASAVAESADVDVMINFASFRSAYDTTMQALDIEQIRTICVIAEGIPERFSRHMRAVAIERGKVIIGPATVGGIAAGAFKIGNTGGTIENICSSKLHRPGSVGFVSKSGGMSNEAYNIIARNSDGLFEGIAIGGDAFAGSNLLEHLMRYEANPSIKMLVCLGEVGGEEEWRIVDALRSGKIKKPLVMWVTGTSIKYMPKGIQFGHAGAKADASRETAEAKNDALRAAGAIVPTSFDDFDKAIRETFDKLVAKGAHKPIPDVEPPAIPMMYKEAVARNLVRRPTNFTCTISDDSGDELIYAGHKISKVISEGYSLGEVIGLLWFKERLPKWAAGFMENVLKLCADHGPCVSGAHNAIVTARAGRDLMSAVASGILTIGPRFGGAVAGAALSFKAARDAQMTPDGFVEHMKKKNEKIQGIGHLIKSLKNPDMRVVLLKKFAKEHFPATPLLDYALEVEQVTTSKKDTLILNVDGCIGVLSVDMMYGLGWNEEKIQEVVDSGGLNGLFLLGRTIGMIGHYMDQRRLEAPLYRHPMDDVLYDLPKLTE